A single genomic interval of Sulfurimonas sp. C5 harbors:
- a CDS encoding 6-hydroxymethylpterin diphosphokinase MptE-like protein, producing MTDINAKVAQNFHENIEYLQQHHPKVFEKLSAFDIAVENGHYKEKYELIFENDNFDVLEHATQKFLYDKQTSYHTEKSLHSVDYSTENNCFEAFIRQDYTEDEIKDFKQLQTKDPLESHLPYIADIIHITNQREKKLLNTIDKYIFFGVGLGLHIEAIAEHIQAKMYLIVEDDLELFRLSLFCINYKNLAKTAKLFFAIFEDDSEFAHICENFLKESYYFNHYIKYFQLLSHSEVKANHFYLALSSQAELKFLFHNYLRTLSIPLETFSQGYSIIEKNLNFNTEYFQNKPFLFIASGPSLQKNIDALLQNKDKFIIVAVSSSLNFLEKYQIQPHIVLHLDPFEISATPFERLDSLSFLDNSLIFLSAHASRKVYSLLNKENIYVFEAGSAYKTDALNVSSSCVGSLGYLLLTVLKVQKLYFLGLDLAVDNETGSSHINTHIHEKTLELKDSFQNDTNETLSYYDDLVQIKGNQREKVFTTPHFFTSVNLINNYFATIVKPSQQFYNLSDGAYFQKTQALTFKELKDLPDLPESIERELKTLLEAHTLHSLNENELKSLKRKLKFCKKLQSQLQNIKPNNTTPLSYVKTIQQLITGDENLYKYELARVLDSYLYYILNFIYDYLNNPKIPQEDFQHIDQLFKQHLVELISVYQNYLHKALEGNNQ from the coding sequence TTGACAGATATTAATGCAAAAGTAGCACAAAACTTTCATGAAAATATAGAATATTTACAACAACATCATCCAAAAGTATTTGAAAAGCTTTCTGCATTTGACATTGCTGTTGAAAACGGCCATTATAAAGAAAAATATGAGCTTATTTTTGAAAACGATAATTTTGATGTATTGGAGCATGCAACCCAAAAATTTCTTTATGACAAACAAACTTCTTACCATACTGAAAAATCTTTGCATAGTGTAGATTACAGTACTGAAAACAACTGTTTTGAGGCTTTTATCAGACAAGACTACACGGAAGATGAGATTAAAGATTTTAAACAACTCCAAACAAAAGATCCTCTAGAGTCACATCTGCCTTACATTGCAGATATTATTCACATAACCAACCAAAGAGAAAAAAAACTTTTAAACACAATAGATAAATATATTTTCTTCGGTGTCGGACTCGGTTTACATATTGAAGCAATTGCAGAACATATACAAGCAAAAATGTATCTTATAGTTGAAGATGATTTAGAACTCTTTAGATTATCTCTTTTTTGCATCAATTATAAAAATTTAGCAAAAACAGCAAAGCTTTTTTTTGCTATTTTTGAAGATGATTCGGAATTTGCCCATATTTGTGAAAACTTTTTAAAAGAGTCTTATTACTTTAACCACTATATAAAATATTTTCAATTACTCAGTCATTCAGAAGTAAAAGCAAATCATTTTTATTTGGCACTTTCAAGTCAAGCTGAACTGAAATTTTTATTTCACAACTATCTTCGTACCCTATCTATACCGTTAGAAACATTTTCTCAAGGATATTCGATTATTGAAAAAAATCTCAATTTCAATACTGAGTATTTTCAAAACAAACCCTTCTTATTCATTGCCAGTGGACCATCACTGCAAAAAAATATAGATGCACTCTTACAAAATAAAGACAAGTTCATCATAGTTGCTGTTTCTTCCTCTTTGAACTTCCTTGAGAAGTATCAAATTCAGCCGCACATTGTTTTACATCTTGATCCATTTGAGATTAGTGCCACTCCATTTGAAAGATTAGACTCTCTCTCTTTTTTAGATAATTCACTTATTTTTCTATCTGCTCATGCATCAAGAAAAGTATACTCGTTATTAAACAAAGAAAATATTTATGTTTTTGAAGCAGGTTCTGCATATAAAACAGATGCTTTAAATGTTTCATCTTCCTGCGTCGGTTCCTTAGGATATCTTTTACTTACTGTTCTTAAAGTACAAAAACTCTATTTTTTAGGACTTGATTTGGCAGTAGATAACGAAACGGGTTCTAGTCATATCAATACACATATTCATGAAAAAACTTTAGAATTAAAAGACTCTTTTCAAAATGACACAAATGAGACACTCTCGTATTATGATGACCTCGTCCAGATAAAAGGGAATCAGAGAGAAAAAGTTTTTACGACACCGCACTTCTTTACTTCCGTCAATCTAATAAATAATTATTTTGCGACTATTGTAAAACCATCTCAACAGTTTTATAATCTTAGTGATGGTGCTTATTTCCAAAAAACACAAGCTTTGACGTTTAAAGAGTTAAAAGATCTTCCTGATTTACCGGAGTCAATAGAGAGAGAGCTTAAAACACTTCTTGAAGCACACACACTCCATTCACTCAATGAAAATGAACTAAAATCCCTTAAAAGAAAACTAAAATTTTGTAAAAAGCTTCAATCACAATTACAAAATATTAAACCGAATAATACAACACCGCTCTCCTATGTTAAAACAATACAACAGTTAATCACTGGGGATGAAAATCTCTATAAATATGAATTAGCTCGTGTATTAGATAGTTATTTATACTATATCCTTAACTTTATCTATGACTATCTAAACAATCCAAAAATACCCCAGGAAGATTTTCAGCATATAGATCAACTTTTTAAACAACATCTTGTTGAACTGATATCTGTTTATCAGAATTATTTACACAAAGCTCTCGAAGGAAACAATCAATGA
- a CDS encoding 6-hydroxymethylpterin diphosphokinase MptE-like protein has product MNDIENKALERYTKNSEFLAQNHPDVFNKIKILEDGINHGLYQEKYALEYQNKYFDVVDLKSGQFLYNTNSIQVSDQLTSLVNFDKNSYLFEGFGLYYNYEQGKDSFLDTAKGAEGIYPLMTYYIDNLPKNATMNEIEKFIFIGVGLGLHILQVDKKIHAEEYFIIEDDLELFRLSLFTTPYYKIKGKLSFSIQEKEEQFTRKFQLFLQLSFFRNKFLKYSYFPAHSKEKFDFIKHSLASQAFSVFPYKTRLMKYLRPLEYIKNNYKFINLSKQFKKSSLSEKPCIVLGAGPSFEKHIDWLKENQDSFIIIAVSAVLKKLHEYNIKPDIVTHLDGFAISAKHFEGFETKNFLNNSILLAGSFVQQNIIDHFVKTNVYIYEENQTNYHKGFDSINGSCVGSTSVVHSALLNFDKIYLLGVDLAITKDGQTHVSSHIHSKTVDLNKIKESQTNISLAGSFFNVPGNLEKTVYTNPTFYGSILNLNNIIPHVKNETQTIYNLSEGAYFSGTEPFKNFEQLSDSLGSYDKKEIHAEIMDLFQSYSNDNLSSDELKEIAKKLEFVTSVKHIITTFQEKKFLHANHYLHALISLMLDILQPPTITTANLIDIYDQFFSYSMPLIFDLFNTKELKEQNKHIENINKLIIDEMMEVVTIYEEKITEFLN; this is encoded by the coding sequence ATGAATGATATAGAAAATAAAGCTTTAGAACGTTACACAAAAAACAGTGAATTTTTAGCTCAAAACCATCCTGACGTATTTAATAAGATCAAAATACTTGAGGATGGAATCAATCATGGTCTTTATCAAGAGAAGTACGCCTTAGAATATCAAAATAAATATTTTGATGTTGTAGATTTAAAAAGCGGTCAATTTTTATATAATACCAATAGCATCCAAGTGTCTGATCAGTTAACTTCTCTTGTTAATTTCGATAAAAATTCTTATCTCTTTGAAGGTTTTGGTCTTTATTATAATTATGAACAAGGAAAAGATTCTTTTTTAGATACTGCCAAAGGAGCAGAAGGAATTTATCCCCTAATGACATACTATATCGATAACTTGCCTAAAAATGCGACTATGAATGAGATCGAAAAATTCATTTTTATTGGTGTCGGTTTAGGGCTCCATATTCTGCAAGTTGATAAAAAAATTCATGCTGAAGAGTATTTCATTATTGAAGATGATTTAGAGCTGTTTCGTCTTTCGCTTTTTACAACTCCGTATTATAAAATAAAAGGGAAACTCTCTTTTTCTATACAAGAAAAAGAGGAGCAGTTTACACGAAAATTTCAACTTTTTTTACAACTGAGCTTTTTCAGAAACAAATTTTTGAAATACTCTTATTTTCCTGCACATTCTAAAGAAAAATTTGATTTTATCAAACACTCTTTAGCATCTCAAGCCTTTTCAGTCTTCCCATATAAGACAAGACTTATGAAATATTTAAGACCGCTTGAATACATTAAAAATAACTATAAATTTATCAATTTATCAAAGCAATTCAAAAAATCTTCTTTAAGTGAAAAACCCTGTATAGTTCTCGGTGCTGGACCATCTTTTGAAAAACATATAGACTGGCTGAAAGAAAATCAAGATAGTTTTATCATTATAGCTGTCTCGGCCGTACTTAAAAAACTACATGAATATAATATAAAACCTGACATTGTGACACATTTGGACGGCTTCGCAATTTCTGCAAAACACTTTGAAGGTTTTGAAACGAAAAACTTTTTAAATAACAGTATTTTACTCGCCGGCAGTTTTGTACAACAAAATATTATTGACCACTTTGTCAAAACAAATGTGTATATCTATGAAGAAAATCAAACAAATTACCATAAAGGTTTTGATTCTATCAACGGTTCGTGTGTCGGTTCAACATCAGTGGTTCATTCTGCATTATTGAATTTTGACAAAATATACCTTTTAGGTGTTGACCTAGCAATTACAAAAGATGGACAAACTCATGTTTCATCTCATATTCATAGTAAAACTGTAGATCTTAATAAGATTAAAGAATCTCAGACGAATATCTCTCTCGCAGGCTCATTTTTTAATGTTCCAGGAAATTTAGAGAAAACTGTTTATACTAATCCTACGTTTTACGGTTCTATTTTAAATCTCAACAATATCATTCCACATGTTAAAAATGAAACTCAAACAATCTATAACTTAAGTGAAGGTGCATACTTTAGTGGTACAGAACCTTTCAAAAATTTCGAACAACTAAGCGATAGTTTGGGATCTTATGATAAAAAAGAGATACATGCTGAAATAATGGACCTATTTCAATCTTACTCAAATGACAACTTATCATCAGATGAGCTCAAGGAAATTGCGAAAAAACTAGAGTTTGTTACTTCTGTCAAACATATCATTACAACTTTTCAAGAAAAGAAATTTTTACATGCAAATCACTACCTGCATGCATTAATATCTCTGATGTTGGATATTCTTCAACCGCCAACTATCACAACTGCAAACCTAATCGATATTTATGACCAGTTCTTTAGTTATTCCATGCCTTTAATCTTTGATCTTTTTAATACCAAAGAGTTAAAAGAACAAAATAAACATATAGAGAATATTAATAAACTTATTATTGACGAAATGATGGAAGTTGTAACTATTTATGAAGAAAAAATAACGGAGTTTTTAAACTAA
- a CDS encoding flagellin → MGFRINTNVGAMNAHRNATMNNVQLDKSLQSLSSGLRINKAADDSAGLAIADKLSAQSQGLGQAIANANDGIGLIQTADGALEEYTNILKRVRVLAAQAANDTQDSTSRGHIQKEVTALLQEASDIATTTKFNGVSLLDATGGATGTFTFHVGAYANETQNVAIGTNTVSAIVGTALAGVVVSNRSKAEAAISQMDAALDTINGKRATLGAAQNKLESTVRNISVTQVNVTAAESQIRDVDFAAESANFNKRNILAQSGSYAMSQANAVQQNVLRLLQ, encoded by the coding sequence ATGGGTTTCAGAATTAATACTAACGTAGGTGCGATGAACGCACACAGAAATGCAACAATGAACAATGTTCAACTTGATAAAAGTTTACAATCACTTTCTTCAGGTTTAAGAATCAACAAAGCTGCTGATGACTCTGCTGGTCTTGCAATCGCTGACAAACTTTCTGCTCAGTCTCAAGGTCTTGGTCAAGCTATCGCTAATGCAAATGACGGTATTGGTCTTATCCAAACTGCTGATGGTGCACTTGAAGAGTATACAAACATTTTAAAAAGAGTTCGTGTTCTTGCTGCTCAAGCGGCGAATGATACACAAGATTCTACATCTCGTGGTCACATTCAAAAAGAGGTTACTGCACTTTTACAAGAAGCTAGTGATATCGCTACTACTACTAAATTTAATGGTGTTTCTCTTTTAGATGCTACAGGTGGTGCTACAGGTACATTTACATTCCACGTTGGTGCATATGCTAACGAAACACAAAATGTTGCGATCGGTACAAATACTGTATCTGCAATCGTAGGAACTGCACTTGCTGGTGTTGTTGTAAGTAACCGTAGTAAAGCAGAAGCAGCTATTTCACAAATGGATGCTGCACTTGATACAATCAACGGTAAAAGAGCGACTTTAGGTGCTGCGCAAAATAAACTTGAATCAACTGTTAGAAATATTTCAGTTACTCAAGTAAATGTTACTGCTGCTGAATCTCAAATTCGTGACGTTGACTTTGCTGCTGAATCTGCAAACTTCAACAAAAGAAACATTTTAGCTCAATCTGGTTCTTATGCTATGAGTCAAGCTAATGCTGTTCAACAAAACGTATTAAGATTATTACAATAG
- the topA gene encoding type I DNA topoisomerase, protein MNLIIVESPAKARTIKNFLGKDYDVIASKGHIRDLPKSRFGIEIDEDTHTIVPKYSVAKENAATVKEIKDKAKNADTIYIATDEDREGEAIGWHIAHAIKKDPEELPRIVFHEITKSAITHALESARKIDMKMVNAQQARRLLDRIVGYKLSPLLSSKIQKGLSGGRVQSSTLKLVVDREKEIRAFVPEEYWSIDTTFKTDIEANLIQHKNEKIEKLTIKNKEAAAAIVESVKKDNFTITKIETKQRKSSTPPPFMTSTLQQTASSKLGFSPKKTMMLAQTLYEGVKTPDGTSGVITYMRTDSLNLASEAVSAVRGIIESRYGKNYLPGKPKVYTKKAKGAQEAHEAIRPTMLQFTPEVASKYLKADELKLYRLIYERFMACQMEDAVFEQQSIIFSGSENEYRASGRKLIFDGFYKVLGNDDKDKLLPSLKEGEKAEIEKIKPEQHFTEPPSRYSEASLIKKLEAEGVGRPSTYAPTIATLTNRTYVSIEKKQIVPTEVAFTVTEILEKHFANIVDINFTANMEEKLDEIAEGDVDWEKLLVDFYDEFMQKIAEGKEKIVSLKMAKPLGRNCPKCGSELLLRSGRFGEFVACSGFPKCKYTEQVDAEGNKVEKQEEVAEDKCDKCGGDMVVKNGRNGQFLACANYPECKNTKSIQVEEKVSETPCPDCGGKLSLKNSRRGPFWGCENYPDCKFISKFEPTTIKCTQEGCDGVLAPRTFRNKEVYECVKCKTKTPREEIDQK, encoded by the coding sequence TTGAACTTAATTATCGTCGAATCACCCGCAAAAGCTAGAACTATTAAAAACTTTTTAGGTAAAGATTATGATGTAATCGCGTCAAAAGGACATATTAGAGATCTTCCAAAGTCACGTTTTGGAATTGAGATAGATGAAGATACACATACTATCGTACCTAAGTATTCTGTAGCTAAAGAGAATGCTGCTACAGTAAAAGAGATCAAAGACAAAGCAAAAAACGCAGATACTATCTATATCGCGACCGATGAGGACCGCGAGGGGGAAGCTATCGGATGGCATATTGCTCATGCCATAAAGAAAGATCCTGAAGAACTTCCACGTATCGTTTTCCACGAGATCACAAAAAGTGCTATTACACATGCACTAGAATCTGCTCGTAAAATTGATATGAAAATGGTAAATGCTCAACAGGCTCGTCGTTTACTTGACCGTATTGTAGGGTACAAACTATCCCCATTACTAAGTTCAAAAATCCAAAAAGGTTTAAGTGGTGGTCGTGTACAAAGCTCTACTCTTAAACTCGTAGTTGATCGTGAAAAAGAGATCAGAGCTTTTGTTCCTGAAGAATACTGGAGCATCGATACGACATTTAAAACAGATATTGAAGCAAATCTTATTCAGCATAAAAATGAAAAGATAGAAAAACTGACTATCAAAAATAAAGAAGCTGCTGCTGCAATCGTTGAAAGTGTAAAAAAAGACAACTTTACAATCACGAAAATTGAAACAAAACAGAGAAAAAGTTCAACGCCTCCTCCGTTTATGACTTCAACTCTGCAACAAACAGCATCTTCAAAACTAGGTTTTTCACCTAAAAAGACAATGATGCTTGCGCAAACATTGTATGAAGGTGTAAAAACACCTGATGGTACGAGTGGGGTTATTACATATATGAGAACGGACTCATTAAACCTAGCTAGTGAAGCAGTAAGTGCAGTTCGCGGTATTATCGAAAGTCGTTACGGGAAAAACTACCTTCCGGGTAAACCTAAAGTGTACACGAAAAAAGCAAAAGGTGCACAAGAGGCCCACGAAGCAATCCGTCCAACAATGTTGCAGTTTACTCCGGAAGTTGCAAGTAAATACTTAAAAGCTGACGAATTAAAACTTTACCGTCTGATCTATGAAAGATTTATGGCATGTCAGATGGAAGATGCAGTGTTTGAACAGCAATCAATCATCTTCAGCGGTTCTGAAAACGAGTACCGTGCAAGTGGTAGAAAACTAATTTTTGACGGTTTTTACAAAGTTCTAGGCAATGATGATAAAGACAAACTTCTACCATCACTTAAAGAGGGTGAAAAAGCTGAGATTGAAAAGATTAAACCAGAACAGCACTTTACTGAACCACCTTCACGTTATTCTGAAGCAAGTCTTATTAAAAAACTAGAAGCTGAAGGTGTAGGACGTCCGTCTACGTATGCACCGACAATTGCAACACTTACAAATAGAACTTACGTAAGCATTGAGAAAAAGCAGATCGTACCTACAGAAGTAGCATTCACTGTTACTGAAATTTTAGAGAAACACTTTGCAAACATCGTTGATATTAACTTCACTGCGAATATGGAAGAGAAACTCGATGAGATTGCTGAAGGTGATGTTGACTGGGAAAAACTGCTTGTTGATTTTTACGATGAATTTATGCAGAAAATTGCAGAAGGTAAAGAGAAAATAGTTTCACTTAAAATGGCAAAACCACTTGGAAGAAACTGCCCTAAATGTGGGAGTGAGCTACTTCTTCGTTCAGGACGTTTCGGAGAGTTTGTAGCATGTAGCGGTTTCCCTAAATGTAAGTATACGGAACAAGTAGATGCCGAAGGTAACAAAGTAGAAAAACAAGAGGAAGTTGCTGAAGACAAGTGTGATAAATGTGGTGGTGATATGGTTGTGAAAAATGGCCGTAACGGACAATTTTTGGCATGTGCAAACTATCCGGAGTGTAAAAATACAAAAAGTATACAGGTAGAAGAAAAAGTGAGTGAAACTCCTTGTCCTGATTGTGGAGGGAAACTCAGTCTGAAAAATTCAAGACGCGGACCATTTTGGGGATGCGAAAACTATCCTGATTGTAAATTTATCTCTAAATTCGAACCGACAACTATAAAATGTACACAAGAGGGTTGTGATGGCGTACTTGCTCCTCGTACGTTTAGAAACAAAGAGGTATATGAGTGTGTTAAATGTAAAACAAAAACGCCTCGTGAAGAGATTGACCAGAAGTAA
- a CDS encoding YfcE family phosphodiesterase gives MKRLTRSNSISDSIKIGIISDSHTKHNRAVKAIDMLLKEGVEFFIHAGDIVEAETLEYLKKTKKRYVAVYGNNDAHLVDLHNKYNLVQEPNYFKLANTTFKLMHLPFYMSNDTDIVIFGHTHKFEVEYKGKTLYLNPGEVCARNKPSSECVLLEITPEKFDVKYFTRKKKEEFQLEEEYSFQRE, from the coding sequence GTGAAGAGATTGACCAGAAGTAACTCTATTTCTGATTCTATCAAAATAGGGATTATTTCCGATTCTCATACAAAGCATAACAGAGCCGTAAAAGCTATTGATATGCTACTTAAAGAGGGTGTGGAGTTTTTTATTCATGCCGGCGATATTGTAGAAGCGGAAACGTTAGAGTATCTTAAAAAAACAAAAAAACGCTACGTTGCCGTTTATGGAAATAACGATGCCCATCTTGTGGATTTGCATAACAAATATAACTTAGTGCAAGAACCGAACTATTTTAAATTGGCAAATACAACTTTTAAACTGATGCATCTGCCTTTTTATATGTCTAACGATACGGATATAGTAATATTTGGTCATACTCACAAATTTGAGGTAGAATATAAAGGTAAAACTCTTTATCTCAATCCGGGAGAGGTTTGCGCAAGGAATAAACCGTCTTCAGAGTGTGTACTCTTAGAGATTACGCCTGAAAAGTTTGATGTAAAATATTTTACAAGAAAGAAAAAAGAGGAGTTTCAACTCGAAGAAGAGTACTCCTTTCAGAGGGAATAG
- a CDS encoding biotin synthase produces MSQKIFLCSICNINSGTCKEDCKFCSQSVRYKADIERYKQKPIEDIKQEAIAARDKGALGFCLVTADKGLNDKTLDFVCSTAKEVQKVAPELRLIACNGTASIEQLKELKKSGIKAYNHNLETSEAFYPEICTTHPWSERYETCQNVNEAGLVLISGGIFGLGETQEDRISMLNSLKELNPTSVPINFYHHNPALQLQPNPLNIEEALELIKLTRETLPDAERIMVAGGRELMFGERQGEIFDYGANSIVIGNYLTTSGREMNKDLEMLKSLNLEVATKVGK; encoded by the coding sequence ATGAGTCAAAAAATCTTTTTATGCTCAATTTGTAATATCAATAGTGGCACATGTAAAGAGGATTGTAAATTCTGTTCACAAAGTGTACGTTATAAAGCAGACATTGAGCGCTATAAACAAAAACCGATCGAAGATATTAAACAAGAAGCTATTGCTGCGCGTGATAAAGGTGCACTAGGATTTTGTCTGGTAACTGCAGATAAAGGCTTAAATGACAAAACACTTGATTTTGTATGTTCAACTGCAAAAGAGGTACAGAAAGTAGCTCCAGAACTTCGCCTTATCGCTTGTAATGGTACTGCTTCGATTGAGCAACTAAAAGAGTTAAAAAAATCGGGTATTAAAGCGTATAATCATAACTTGGAAACTAGTGAAGCATTTTATCCTGAGATCTGTACAACTCATCCTTGGAGCGAGCGATATGAGACATGTCAAAATGTCAATGAAGCTGGACTTGTACTTATAAGTGGGGGGATCTTTGGACTTGGTGAAACTCAAGAGGATAGAATTAGTATGCTAAACTCTCTTAAAGAGTTAAATCCGACAAGTGTGCCGATAAATTTTTATCATCATAATCCGGCATTGCAATTACAACCGAATCCTCTAAATATTGAAGAAGCACTAGAACTTATCAAGTTAACTCGTGAAACGTTACCAGATGCAGAACGTATAATGGTAGCGGGTGGTCGTGAACTGATGTTTGGTGAACGTCAAGGTGAAATTTTTGATTATGGTGCAAATTCAATCGTAATAGGAAATTATCTTACGACTTCTGGACGTGAGATGAATAAAGACCTCGAAATGCTAAAATCGCTTAATCTCGAAGTCGCTACAAAAGTAGGAAAATAA
- a CDS encoding cation:proton antiporter → MTHTIGDNVVLIITISLIIIFSPFIARAVKLPTTPIEIILGSIFGYIGFIHDEHLFELVAEFGFLYLMFIAGTEINLKNVLKTPSSILKKTALYLVFLYTFSLAFSLQFDLGKVFMVLLPLISVGLVASLAKEYGKTDWLELSMTVGGIGEVASIFILTITSATLQSGIGFGLVQTIFALIVFIFIMFVIFRSMQLVFWWFPAISTALMPHEDNKEQDIRLSMGIFFLLIGAMLYLDLELAFGAFLAGIFIPSFFEHKHELPEKLSSYGFGFLIPIFFIHIGTIFNLDALFMEGLVVKSLIITAVMILMRVIASLVFIKNLGFIDSVLMGLSHSMPLTLLIAMATLAYNAHSIDKLHYFAFILAALFQVISVMIIIKLINMYKEKKEIEVV, encoded by the coding sequence ATGACTCATACGATAGGTGATAATGTTGTTTTAATCATAACAATATCACTTATCATCATTTTCTCTCCATTTATAGCTCGTGCTGTTAAACTCCCTACAACACCGATTGAGATCATACTAGGTTCAATCTTCGGATATATAGGATTTATTCACGATGAACACCTCTTTGAACTCGTTGCGGAGTTTGGATTTTTATATCTGATGTTTATTGCAGGGACAGAGATTAATTTAAAAAATGTCCTCAAAACCCCATCTAGTATCCTGAAAAAAACAGCTCTGTATCTTGTCTTTTTATATACCTTCTCCTTAGCCTTTTCTCTACAGTTTGATCTTGGAAAAGTGTTCATGGTGCTTCTGCCTCTAATCTCCGTCGGACTTGTTGCATCATTGGCAAAAGAGTACGGAAAAACCGATTGGCTAGAACTCTCAATGACAGTCGGAGGTATCGGTGAAGTTGCCTCTATCTTTATCTTGACAATCACCTCCGCAACACTCCAGTCAGGAATTGGTTTTGGATTAGTGCAGACAATTTTTGCCCTGATAGTATTTATCTTTATCATGTTTGTGATCTTTCGCTCTATGCAGCTTGTCTTTTGGTGGTTTCCTGCAATTTCTACTGCACTGATGCCGCATGAAGACAACAAAGAGCAAGATATACGTTTATCTATGGGGATATTTTTTCTACTCATCGGTGCTATGCTTTACCTTGATCTCGAACTTGCATTTGGTGCTTTTTTGGCGGGTATTTTTATTCCAAGTTTCTTTGAACATAAACACGAACTGCCTGAAAAACTTTCATCCTACGGTTTTGGATTTTTAATCCCTATATTTTTCATCCATATCGGGACGATCTTTAACCTTGATGCACTTTTTATGGAAGGTCTTGTAGTTAAATCTTTAATAATCACTGCTGTAATGATACTTATGCGTGTTATTGCTTCACTCGTATTTATTAAAAACCTTGGATTTATAGATTCCGTATTAATGGGTCTTTCACACTCTATGCCCCTTACGCTTTTAATTGCGATGGCTACACTGGCCTATAATGCACACTCCATAGATAAGCTGCACTATTTTGCTTTTATCTTAGCGGCTTTATTTCAGGTGATATCTGTTATGATAATCATCAAGCTTATCAATATGTATAAAGAGAAAAAAGAGATAGAGGTAGTGTAA
- a CDS encoding AMMECR1 domain-containing protein — MARSVLLQLARDSIQEVIEASNTINKQNLINEHPLLDQKIATVVKIFLEEELRGTSELDASNALIDNIIIASKKAAFEDKNFTPLTTSEYLHCSIEITLDTPEGIISQKDDPILKA; from the coding sequence ATGGCTCGTTCAGTTTTGCTTCAACTTGCTCGTGATTCAATCCAAGAGGTTATAGAAGCAAGCAATACTATCAATAAACAAAACCTAATTAACGAGCACCCTTTACTTGATCAAAAAATTGCGACTGTGGTGAAAATTTTTCTTGAAGAAGAGCTTCGAGGAACTTCAGAGTTAGATGCCAGCAACGCACTTATAGACAATATTATTATTGCCTCAAAAAAAGCGGCTTTTGAAGATAAAAACTTCACACCGCTAACAACTTCGGAATATCTTCATTGCTCTATTGAGATCACTCTTGATACGCCAGAAGGTATAATCTCTCAAAAAGATGATCCCATTTTAAAAGCTTAA
- the msrA gene encoding peptide-methionine (S)-S-oxide reductase MsrA, which produces MDKRRIVLGGGCFWCVEAVYRNVKGVISAVSGYSGGLRPNPTYENVCSGATGHAEIVDIEFDNEVIKLDEILDIFFAVHNPTTLNQQGADKGTQYRSVIYYADEEEKTIIENSIAKHQKDFAEKIVTEVSPLGEVYPAEAYHQNYYNLNPMQGYCQVVIAPKLQKFMTHFPEKLG; this is translated from the coding sequence ATGGATAAAAGAAGGATTGTTTTAGGGGGTGGTTGTTTTTGGTGTGTTGAAGCAGTATACAGAAATGTTAAAGGTGTGATCTCCGCAGTAAGCGGTTATAGCGGAGGTTTACGTCCCAATCCTACATATGAGAACGTTTGTTCAGGAGCAACTGGGCACGCTGAGATAGTTGATATTGAATTTGATAATGAGGTTATCAAGTTGGATGAGATTTTAGATATCTTCTTTGCCGTACATAATCCTACAACACTGAACCAACAAGGTGCAGATAAAGGAACGCAGTACCGTTCTGTAATATATTATGCAGATGAGGAAGAAAAAACTATTATAGAAAACTCGATTGCAAAGCATCAAAAAGATTTTGCAGAAAAGATAGTGACTGAAGTGAGTCCTTTAGGAGAAGTGTATCCCGCAGAAGCGTATCATCAAAACTATTACAATTTAAATCCTATGCAGGGATATTGCCAGGTGGTTATCGCTCCAAAGCTTCAAAAGTTTATGACACACTTTCCGGAAAAGTTGGGATAA